Proteins encoded together in one Chthoniobacterales bacterium window:
- the meaB gene encoding methylmalonyl Co-A mutase-associated GTPase MeaB, protein MPRKRSPRRFPGCLRSDAFRPIHGTVCRAGNCRPTNPLNPKTTNVLPAADYAAGISAGDTSVLARAITLVESTSTRHAQTAAELMRLLLAVKNSSVRVGITGVPGVGKSTFIEAFGLHLCEQGHRVAVLAVDPTSAISGGSILGDKTRMEKLSRHPSAYIRPSPSGGALGGVTRKTRETITLCEAAGYNVILVETVGVGQSEIAVRSMTDFFLLLALTGAGDDLQGIKKGIVEMADGIAVTKADGENVTAAERLKLELAQVLHFLTAATAGWRPEVLTCSALKGNGIADVWKLVERFRVEMQTSGEWDVRRLSQVQEGLIDFAREQVLAGMMESAVVRKDVGNFGVSVAEGRMTMRDAATRIAGDFVASR, encoded by the coding sequence ATCCCGAGGAAGAGATCGCCGCGGCGCTTTCCGGGCTGCCTCCGGTCTGACGCATTCCGCCCGATCCATGGAACCGTCTGCCGGGCGGGCAACTGCCGTCCCACCAATCCATTGAATCCGAAAACCACCAATGTCCTTCCCGCTGCGGACTATGCGGCGGGGATATCCGCTGGCGACACGTCCGTTCTGGCGCGGGCGATCACGCTGGTCGAAAGCACCTCGACGCGTCACGCGCAGACCGCGGCCGAGCTGATGCGTCTGCTGTTGGCGGTGAAAAATTCTTCCGTCCGCGTGGGAATCACCGGCGTGCCGGGGGTCGGCAAGAGCACCTTCATCGAGGCATTCGGGCTCCATCTCTGCGAGCAGGGCCACCGCGTGGCCGTGCTCGCCGTCGATCCGACCAGTGCCATCTCCGGTGGCAGCATCCTCGGCGACAAGACGCGCATGGAAAAGTTATCGCGCCATCCCTCGGCTTACATCCGTCCTTCGCCTTCCGGAGGTGCGCTCGGCGGCGTCACGCGCAAGACGCGGGAAACGATCACCCTTTGCGAGGCCGCCGGATACAATGTGATCCTCGTGGAAACGGTCGGGGTGGGGCAGAGCGAGATTGCGGTAAGATCCATGACAGACTTTTTCCTGCTGCTGGCGTTGACGGGCGCGGGGGATGATTTGCAGGGCATCAAGAAAGGTATTGTCGAGATGGCGGACGGTATCGCGGTGACCAAGGCCGACGGGGAAAATGTGACCGCGGCGGAGAGACTCAAGCTCGAGCTGGCGCAGGTGCTTCATTTTCTGACAGCGGCAACGGCAGGGTGGAGGCCGGAGGTGCTGACATGTTCGGCCCTGAAGGGAAACGGGATTGCGGACGTTTGGAAGCTGGTCGAGCGGTTTCGCGTGGAGATGCAAACGTCCGGCGAGTGGGACGTCCGGCGGCTGAGTCAGGTGCAGGAGGGGTTGATCGATTTTGCGCGGGAGCAGGTCTTGGCGGGAATGATGGAGAGCGCTGTTGTTCGCAAGGATGTCGGCAATTTCGGCGTGTCCGTGGCGGAGGGCCGAATGACGATGCGTGACGCGGCAACAAGGATTGCGGGGGATTTCGTGGCTTCGAGGTAG